GGCGATGAGGGGCTTAAAGCGTCTTTGTGTAGTAGTGTCGGCCTGAACAGGTATTACCTGGGAGACTACGCCTTAGCACTTGAAAAACTCGAGAAAGCCGTGACATTTTCGAAAGAAACCGGAAATGAAATTGTCTTAGCTCAGGCTTTGAGCAACCTCGCTCTTGTTTACGATAAAATCGGAAAGCCTGAAAAATCGCTGGAACTGCTTCTGGAGAGCTTGCGGATTGAAGAAAGCCTGGAAAAGAATTTCGTAAAAATTGCCGATACACTCGGCAATATCGGCACAATATACAAAAGTATATCTGACATTGAAAAAGCTTTTGAGTTCTACGAAAAAAGCCTGATTCTATATATAAGAGCGAGAGATAAAAAGGGGATGGCGGGGGCAATGTCAAACATGGCGAGTGTTTTCGAAGAAAAAGGAAGTGTTGAAAAGGCTCAGAAGTATTACTCAAAAGCGTTGAAATTAGCCCGTGAAGTTGACCACAGGGAATTTGAATCTAAAATACTCAACAACCTGGGTTTTCTTTTTTTCAATAAGAAAATTTTCGCAAAATCGCTCGAATATTATTACGAAGCTTTGAAAATAGCCGAAGAAACTTCAAACAAGAGCTCTGAAGCGAACTATCTTAACAACATTGCCAACGTTTTCAAGGAAACCGGTGAAATCGAGAAAGCCAGAAGCCATGCCGAAAAGGCATTGTCAATTGCAGAGGAAATATCGGACGTGAGACTTGAATCCGAAATACTCAAAAATCTGTCTGCTCTCTTGAACGATAAAGGAGACCACAGAAGGGCTTACGAGTTGTTGAAAAAAGCCGTTCAAATCAGCGATTCTCTTTACGAGGATAGTATCGCAAAAAAGATAACGGACCTTGAAATCAGATTTGAGGTGGAAAAAAGGGAAAGGGAGGCAGAAATTGCCGGAACGAGAGCGGAAATATTCAGGTTGAAAAATACCGAACTGAATGAATTGCTTGTTAACCTCGAAATTGAAAAAAGCAAAACAGAATCACTTCTGGAGGTCGTCCTGCCCAGAGAGGTTATTGAAGACCTGAAGAAAGGAAAGATGGCAGGATACCGGAAATTTGAAGGGGTTACAGTGTTTTATTCAGATATAGCGGAATTTACCCGTATCTCTTCGGAGTTGACCCCGGATGTGCTGATCGATGAACTGAACGATATGTTTTCCGCTTTCGACCTGATCCTTGAAAAACACGGAATAGAAAGGATCATGACGATCGGAGACGCCTGCCTTGCAGCATCGGGTCTGTTCGGTGAAAATCAATTCGACCCAGGCAGGATCGTCGCCGCCGCCGTAGAATGCCAAAAATACACAGCCGAAAGAAACAACCAGGCACGAATACCGTGGTT
This window of the candidate division WOR-3 bacterium genome carries:
- a CDS encoding tetratricopeptide repeat protein yields the protein MEDIGDIEKNLESCSDDDERVSVLLEMSEKWRNKNIEKSLFFSEKALSIAENNGDKRQIAKSVFYVGTGKALCGKLRESVILFEKALEIAEEIGDEGLKASLCSSVGLNRYYLGDYALALEKLEKAVTFSKETGNEIVLAQALSNLALVYDKIGKPEKSLELLLESLRIEESLEKNFVKIADTLGNIGTIYKSISDIEKAFEFYEKSLILYIRARDKKGMAGAMSNMASVFEEKGSVEKAQKYYSKALKLAREVDHREFESKILNNLGFLFFNKKIFAKSLEYYYEALKIAEETSNKSSEANYLNNIANVFKETGEIEKARSHAEKALSIAEEISDVRLESEILKNLSALLNDKGDHRRAYELLKKAVQISDSLYEDSIAKKITDLEIRFEVEKREREAEIAGTRAEIFRLKNTELNELLVNLEIEKSKTESLLEVVLPREVIEDLKKGKMAGYRKFEGVTVFYSDIAEFTRISSELTPDVLIDELNDMFSAFDLILEKHGIERIMTIGDACLAASGLFGENQFDPGRIVAAAVECQKYTAERNNQARIPWLVRIGIHTGGVLGGVMGGKRYIFDIMGEGVDVAKFIETSVEPSEIGLSEKTVSYLKDIYTFSEPETLDIPGYEKVKVMTIVNEYT